The proteins below are encoded in one region of Notolabrus celidotus isolate fNotCel1 unplaced genomic scaffold, fNotCel1.pri scaffold_308_arrow_ctg1, whole genome shotgun sequence:
- the LOC117809619 gene encoding transmembrane protein 238-like, translating to MEPVKCIGRCVSVFFMAIVFDIVGLVLLFIGIFANLRIEGRFYGDFLIYTGSLLVFFSLGPWLMWYVGNVQVPVDDGLQGKRSTIARLARKLSERLSQKLKGEERVKCVRENDEEEESSEVGSPHKASRVTWGRSTTYHNGGYDGSMDSPDDVKKFESGKDEKLESDLHI from the coding sequence ATGGAGCCGGTGAAGTGCATTGGACGCTGcgtgtctgtgtttttcatggCCATCGTGTTTGATATCGTGGGTCTGGTGCTCCTCTTCATCGGAATATTCGCCAACCTGCGCATCGAGGGACGCTTCTACGGAGACTTTCTGATCTACACCGGCTCCCTGCTCGTCTTCTTCAGCCTCGGGCCCTGGCTTATGTGGTACGTGGGGAACGTGCAGGTGCCCGTGGATGACGGCTTGCAGGGGAAGAGAAGCACGATCGCGCGTTTGGCCAGGAAGCTGTCCGAGAGGCTGAGCCAGAAGCTGAAAGGAGAGGAGCGCGTCAAGTGTGTGCGGGAAaacgatgaagaggaggagagcagcgAGGTGGGGTCACCTCACAAAGCGAGCAGGGTCACCTGGGGGAGATCTACAACCTACCACAATGGAGGGTACGACGGCAGTATGGACTCCCCGGATGACGTGAAGAAATTTGAGTCAGGAAAAGACGAGAAACTAGAATCAGACCTTCATATATAA
- the LOC117809621 gene encoding phosphoinositide-interacting protein-like, with protein sequence MPGSPENIPLGECTLSQSRDQLTPPSRTESTVFSLSRSESVWTAENPRTENKREIFWFPIHLMSTGGSFLACGIIISGLWFAGHCKKVTNILGPALLSIGLMVFVVGVVLIPITKENRKRLNMKKPLTYYRPPQFNL encoded by the coding sequence ATGCCGGGCAGCCCAGAGAACATCCCCCTGGGAGAGTGCACCCTCTCCCAGTCCAGGGACCAGCTCACTCCGCCAAGCCGCACAGAGTCCACCGTGTTCAGCCTCTCCCGCAGCGAGTCCGTCTGGACCGCAGAGAACCCCCGCACCGAGAACAAGCGTGAGATCTTCTGGTTCCCCATCCACCTCATGTCAACAGGGGGCAGCTTCCTGGCGTGCGGCATCATCATCAGCGGCCTGTGGTTTGCTGGACACTGCAAGAAGGTCACCAACATCCTGGGGCCCGCCTTGCTGTCCATCGGACTGATGGTTTTTGTGGTGGGCGTGGTCCTGATCCCTATCACCAAGGAGAACAGGAAGCGATTGAACATGAAGAAGCCGCTCACTTACTACAGGCCGCCACAATTCAACCTGTGA